The following are encoded in a window of Lactobacillus intestinalis genomic DNA:
- a CDS encoding TetR/AcrR family transcriptional regulator, which produces MKYSKSQRKRILNTAISIIEKDGIDKLTIRELVKKTNVGTQSVYKHFPHKDELIKTIASKLTTDYLDEVNKSASLNPKEKLIHSASFFLKKTSEHPHLMDFLFFNPKIENILPENTVNIPTHFIGRINSALNATQVKEDRQELFLRIWAIIHGLAMMIKNGLLEYTPALAQNRLAPMI; this is translated from the coding sequence ATGAAATATAGTAAATCTCAAAGAAAAAGAATTTTAAATACCGCAATTTCAATCATTGAAAAAGATGGTATAGATAAGCTAACCATTAGGGAATTAGTGAAAAAAACAAATGTAGGTACTCAATCTGTTTATAAACATTTTCCACATAAAGATGAATTAATTAAAACTATTGCTTCCAAATTAACCACTGACTATTTGGATGAAGTTAATAAATCTGCTTCACTAAATCCCAAAGAAAAATTGATCCATTCAGCTTCTTTTTTCTTAAAGAAAACAAGTGAACATCCCCACTTGATGGACTTTCTTTTCTTTAACCCTAAAATTGAAAATATTTTGCCCGAAAACACTGTAAATATTCCAACTCATTTCATTGGTAGAATTAATTCTGCTTTAAATGCAACTCAAGTTAAAGAAGATCGACAAGAATTATTTTTACGCATTTGGGCAATAATTCATGGGTTAGCAATGATGATCAAAAACGGACTTTTAGAATACACACCGGCTTTAGCACAAAACAGGCTTGCGCCGATGATCTAA
- a CDS encoding APC family permease: MEKPNIHKIGLFSAIMLALNSLIGSGWLFGSGSAAKIAGPAAIISWILGAVIIISIAITYIELGSMFPESGGMSRYAQYSHGPLLGFIAAWANWISLVTLVPMEAVAAVQYMSSWPWSWANWTHRYMNNGEITTKGLLVVFLFMVIFTLINYWSVKIMTHFTNLISIFKIALPTLTVIVLVLSGFHSQNFGSNIHEFMPYGTRSIFEATSVSGIIMSYDAFQTVINMGGELKNPRKNIVRGVIISMLITTAIYVLLQVTFIGAIEPSTLQKVGWHGINFTSPFADIAIILGINWLVILLYMDAFVSPFGTGVAFVATASRALAAMTHTKHLPSWLGRLNRKYMIPRFAMIADLILAVILVSVFRNWNLLATVIAAATLIAYLTGPVTTIALRKIAPNLKRPFGPKYMGWLAPTAFVLTSLAIYWSMWPTTIQVIFVITLGLPVYIYYEIRYQHSNLKDQLKHAWWLIVYMIFISIMSYVGSTGFGGRDFIKYPLDFVVIIVASLLFYWWGVKSSRTEIDSYAKKVNERVND; encoded by the coding sequence GTGGAAAAACCAAACATACATAAAATAGGCTTATTTTCTGCCATTATGCTTGCGTTGAATTCCTTAATTGGATCAGGGTGGCTTTTTGGCTCGGGATCTGCCGCTAAAATTGCTGGACCAGCTGCCATTATTTCATGGATTTTAGGTGCAGTAATCATTATTTCAATTGCCATTACTTATATTGAATTAGGCTCTATGTTTCCGGAAAGTGGAGGAATGAGTCGGTATGCTCAATACAGTCATGGACCGCTTTTAGGATTTATTGCTGCATGGGCTAATTGGATTTCTTTGGTGACCTTGGTACCTATGGAAGCCGTTGCTGCCGTACAATATATGTCTAGTTGGCCATGGTCGTGGGCTAACTGGACTCATCGCTATATGAATAATGGGGAAATTACTACAAAAGGACTACTGGTTGTTTTCTTATTTATGGTGATTTTCACTTTGATTAACTATTGGTCAGTGAAGATCATGACGCATTTTACTAATTTGATTTCAATTTTTAAAATAGCATTGCCAACTTTAACTGTGATTGTTTTAGTTTTAAGTGGTTTCCATTCACAAAATTTTGGTAGTAATATTCACGAATTCATGCCTTATGGGACTCGGTCTATTTTTGAAGCTACCTCAGTATCTGGAATTATTATGTCCTATGATGCCTTTCAAACAGTGATTAATATGGGTGGAGAATTAAAGAATCCGCGTAAAAATATTGTGCGTGGAGTCATTATTTCGATGTTAATTACAACTGCCATTTACGTTTTATTGCAGGTTACTTTTATTGGAGCTATCGAACCATCAACTTTACAAAAAGTGGGTTGGCATGGAATTAACTTTACTTCTCCATTTGCGGACATTGCCATTATTTTAGGAATTAATTGGCTTGTGATCTTGCTGTATATGGATGCTTTTGTATCTCCATTTGGAACAGGTGTGGCATTTGTAGCAACTGCTTCACGTGCTTTAGCAGCTATGACCCATACTAAGCATTTACCTAGCTGGCTTGGTCGTTTGAATCGTAAATACATGATTCCAAGATTTGCGATGATTGCGGACTTGATTTTGGCGGTGATTTTAGTAAGTGTATTTAGAAATTGGAACTTATTAGCTACAGTAATTGCGGCTGCAACTTTAATCGCTTATCTAACCGGTCCCGTAACTACCATTGCTTTAAGAAAAATTGCACCTAATTTGAAGAGACCATTTGGTCCTAAGTATATGGGTTGGCTTGCCCCAACAGCTTTTGTATTAACAAGTTTAGCTATTTATTGGTCAATGTGGCCAACCACCATTCAAGTCATCTTTGTAATTACCTTAGGCTTGCCAGTTTATATTTATTATGAAATTCGTTATCAACATTCAAACCTTAAAGATCAATTAAAACATGCATGGTGGCTAATTGTTTACATGATTTTCATATCTATCATGTCTTATGTGGGAAGTACCGGTTTTGGTGGTCGTGATTTTAT
- a CDS encoding TetR/AcrR family transcriptional regulator — protein MENQDSMIRLKLIRCAIACIDEKGLHNFSIRELGKRARMTSTPIYNRFTNKQEIISIVYNLITNSFIKKIDSYKDLPTDEQLIQVVALYLREINKHPNIAELIFLNPEKVESDGPSAQTVFKEKVNSLIEELNHKHSEEFFLKIWSQIHGTAMMIKNGIISYNYDEIYKSMITTIKEAA, from the coding sequence ATGGAAAATCAAGATTCAATGATTAGATTAAAACTAATTCGATGCGCGATTGCCTGCATTGATGAAAAAGGGTTACATAACTTTTCAATTCGTGAATTAGGAAAAAGAGCCCGCATGACATCGACTCCAATCTATAATCGTTTTACTAATAAACAAGAAATTATCAGCATTGTTTATAATTTAATCACCAATTCTTTCATAAAAAAAATCGATTCCTATAAGGATTTACCAACAGATGAGCAACTTATTCAAGTAGTGGCACTTTACCTAAGAGAAATCAACAAACATCCAAATATTGCAGAGTTAATTTTTCTTAATCCGGAAAAAGTCGAGTCTGATGGACCATCTGCTCAAACTGTATTTAAAGAAAAAGTCAATTCTTTAATTGAAGAGCTCAATCACAAACATAGTGAAGAATTTTTCTTAAAGATTTGGTCTCAGATTCATGGAACAGCAATGATGATCAAAAATGGTATCATTTCCTATAATTATGATGAGATTTACAAAAGTATGATTACTACCATTAAAGAAGCTGCTTAA